Proteins found in one Microbacterium sp. SSM24 genomic segment:
- a CDS encoding PaaX family transcriptional regulator C-terminal domain-containing protein: MTQNSAQVYITRLAQSGLVTRRPLEGSPAVALTAVAHRLLQRIEERVREFGQESAADGNYTFIWYALPKSKRAERSRLVQELRTQGFGSLQDSTWLAMHDRQVTMMAVIDELGLTGECSLLVGRQSAMSNPALLIERGWDLGALRPAYDDFIREYRDYAAPAAISDRDAFVVRVQMLEAFKSFFGIDPEYGDVEVGERRREATSLFWTAYRALGPSAEAHFASVVLDD; this comes from the coding sequence ATGACGCAGAATTCGGCGCAGGTGTACATCACTCGACTGGCCCAGTCGGGTCTGGTCACCCGACGGCCTCTCGAGGGGAGCCCCGCCGTCGCACTCACCGCCGTCGCGCACCGCCTGCTTCAGCGGATCGAGGAGCGCGTCCGGGAGTTCGGCCAGGAGTCCGCGGCCGATGGCAACTACACGTTCATCTGGTACGCGCTGCCGAAGTCGAAGCGCGCCGAGCGTTCGCGCCTGGTGCAAGAGCTGCGAACGCAGGGCTTCGGTTCGCTCCAGGACTCGACCTGGCTCGCGATGCACGATCGCCAGGTGACCATGATGGCGGTCATCGACGAACTCGGTCTCACCGGCGAATGCTCACTGCTGGTCGGCCGTCAGAGCGCGATGTCCAATCCGGCACTGCTCATCGAGCGCGGGTGGGACCTCGGCGCGCTGCGCCCGGCGTACGACGACTTCATCCGCGAGTACCGCGACTATGCCGCGCCCGCCGCCATCAGCGACCGGGACGCATTCGTCGTTCGGGTGCAGATGCTGGAGGCCTTCAAGTCGTTCTTCGGCATCGACCCCGAGTACGGTGACGTCGAAGTGGGCGAGCGCCGCCGCGAGGCGACGAGCCTGTTCTGGACCGCATATCGTGCGCTGGGACCGAGCGCAGAGGCCCACTTCGCGTCAGTCGTCCTCGACGACTGA
- a CDS encoding carboxylesterase family protein, with translation MTSKRTTEHRGGRTTAPVDTIVIDAAVGPVVAVRHDEVIAARGLPFAVDPTGSQRLAAPRRAPRWDAPRDATRIGPAVPQPPSRLRRITGETPTPTAEAGSLHLNVWTPGLTGSRAVLLWFHGGAWTTGSASWDCYDGAALTAAEGIVVVTANYRLGALGYLHSARLGLADASGPAASALGLADQVMALEWVVENIADFGGDPNRITVGGQSAGAEAAIHLGALPETRDLITGVIAQSAPAGWAQPAEHQISETTSVFFEALGLDGDHPAPHLVARAAEIPDILGAHATAMRHPRSTGSLLPPFRPTVAGSLRWQSLPEAVAAFPATTRLLIGSNADETRAFFDGDERIAGTPRGKGAALAEEFVTGGADAYRRLESADRSAPVPRLITEAVTHAGIAAPSLAAARVARAAWTYRVDLAGPVGACHCIDLPLLFGRERFAGALVIDGIDVDRLTAATGRFRGAIGAFVREDQPGWGAFGDTGETLVID, from the coding sequence ATGACGAGCAAGCGAACCACAGAGCATCGCGGCGGGCGCACGACCGCACCCGTCGACACGATAGTCATCGATGCTGCGGTCGGGCCGGTCGTGGCCGTGCGGCACGACGAGGTGATCGCCGCCAGAGGTCTGCCGTTCGCCGTCGATCCCACCGGCAGCCAGCGACTGGCCGCACCTCGGCGAGCGCCGAGATGGGACGCACCGCGAGACGCCACCCGGATCGGGCCCGCCGTGCCCCAGCCCCCCTCCCGGCTCCGGCGCATCACAGGGGAGACGCCAACCCCGACTGCCGAGGCGGGCTCGCTCCACCTCAACGTCTGGACACCGGGGCTCACCGGCTCGAGAGCCGTGCTCCTCTGGTTCCACGGAGGCGCCTGGACTACCGGGTCAGCGAGTTGGGACTGCTACGACGGCGCGGCGCTCACCGCTGCCGAAGGGATCGTCGTCGTGACGGCGAACTACCGCCTCGGCGCGCTCGGCTACCTCCACTCGGCGCGGCTCGGGCTCGCCGATGCATCCGGACCCGCGGCATCCGCGCTCGGGCTCGCCGATCAGGTGATGGCTCTGGAGTGGGTCGTCGAGAACATCGCCGACTTCGGCGGGGACCCGAACCGGATCACGGTGGGAGGTCAGTCCGCGGGAGCCGAAGCCGCCATCCACCTGGGCGCCCTGCCCGAGACGCGCGATCTGATCACCGGAGTCATCGCCCAGAGCGCGCCAGCCGGCTGGGCGCAGCCCGCCGAGCACCAGATCTCGGAAACGACCTCCGTGTTCTTCGAGGCGCTGGGCCTCGACGGAGACCACCCCGCGCCGCATCTGGTGGCGCGTGCCGCCGAAATCCCCGACATCCTGGGTGCTCACGCAACCGCGATGCGGCACCCGAGGAGCACCGGGTCCCTGCTGCCCCCGTTCCGGCCGACGGTGGCCGGATCCCTGCGGTGGCAGTCCCTGCCCGAAGCGGTCGCCGCGTTCCCCGCGACGACACGCCTGCTGATCGGATCGAACGCCGATGAGACGCGTGCATTCTTCGACGGCGATGAGCGGATCGCTGGGACCCCGCGCGGCAAGGGCGCCGCCCTCGCCGAGGAGTTCGTCACCGGGGGCGCGGATGCGTACCGGAGGCTCGAATCGGCCGATCGCTCGGCACCCGTCCCTCGCCTCATCACCGAGGCGGTGACCCACGCGGGCATCGCAGCGCCCTCGCTCGCCGCTGCCCGCGTCGCTCGGGCGGCATGGACGTACCGGGTCGATCTGGCCGGCCCCGTCGGCGCGTGCCACTGCATCGACCTCCCCCTCCTGTTCGGACGCGAGCGGTTCGCCGGGGCGCTGGTGATCGACGGCATCGACGTCGATCGGCTGACAGCGGCGACAGGGCGGTTCAGGGGGGCGATCGGCGCGTTCGTCCGCGAGGATCAGCCGGGGTGGGGCGCGTTCGGCGACACCGGTGAAACCCTGGTCATCGACTGA
- a CDS encoding flavin reductase family protein, with protein MAYIPTPVTVVSGMTVDGPVAMVVGSFVSVSLDPPLIGFFVTHGSMSWPALQQAHRLGVSALASHHDDLARKLSRRAPDRFARAHWHYEEGMPPFIRDAVVTLTCRVESVTPAGDHRFVLCHVESLASDTSAPGMVFHDRAFAQPGPVTARRTPARVSYLTPLETTD; from the coding sequence ATGGCGTACATCCCGACGCCGGTCACGGTGGTCTCCGGAATGACCGTCGACGGCCCCGTCGCGATGGTCGTCGGGTCCTTCGTCTCGGTCTCGCTCGATCCGCCCCTGATCGGGTTCTTCGTCACGCACGGTTCGATGAGTTGGCCGGCGCTGCAGCAAGCCCACCGGCTGGGCGTCAGCGCGCTCGCGTCGCACCACGACGACCTCGCACGCAAGCTCAGCCGGCGAGCCCCCGACCGCTTCGCGCGCGCCCACTGGCACTACGAGGAAGGCATGCCGCCGTTCATCCGCGACGCGGTCGTGACCCTCACGTGCCGCGTCGAGTCGGTCACGCCGGCGGGCGATCACCGGTTTGTGCTGTGCCATGTCGAGAGCCTCGCGTCCGACACGAGCGCTCCGGGAATGGTCTTCCACGACAGGGCCTTCGCTCAGCCCGGACCTGTCACCGCGCGGCGGACTCCGGCGCGTGTGAGCTACCTCACCCCCCTCGAAACCACCGACTGA
- a CDS encoding quercetin 2,3-dioxygenase, with protein sequence MTNDAAASTAPPTNTVVVTESERKSLWFLTNLVREIATGADTNGAYYLAEVTAPPGDQAPLHMHTREEEAFLLLEGQVTLWVGDEVKVLNPGDFGLMPRMVPHCYGVTSDVDARWLILTSPAGFEGFVHAVSVPAEEDRIPDAQAPTPEQAGVLAAIGASFGVEMLGAPGMLPTDLKATDQS encoded by the coding sequence ATGACGAATGACGCCGCAGCATCCACCGCTCCCCCGACCAACACCGTCGTGGTCACGGAGAGCGAACGCAAGAGCCTGTGGTTCCTGACGAACCTGGTTCGTGAGATAGCCACCGGTGCCGACACCAACGGCGCCTACTACCTGGCAGAGGTGACGGCGCCTCCCGGAGACCAGGCGCCGCTGCACATGCACACGCGCGAGGAGGAGGCGTTCCTGCTCCTCGAGGGCCAGGTCACCCTGTGGGTCGGCGACGAAGTCAAAGTCCTGAACCCCGGCGACTTCGGCCTCATGCCGAGGATGGTCCCCCACTGCTACGGAGTGACGTCCGACGTGGACGCGCGGTGGCTGATTCTGACCTCGCCGGCCGGGTTCGAGGGCTTCGTGCACGCGGTGTCGGTCCCTGCGGAAGAAGACCGGATCCCCGACGCGCAGGCACCCACGCCGGAGCAGGCCGGCGTGCTCGCCGCCATCGGCGCGAGCTTCGGCGTCGAGATGCTCGGCGCGCCGGGCATGCTCCCGACCGACCTGAAGGCGACGGACCAGTCATGA
- a CDS encoding acyl-CoA dehydrogenase family protein, whose amino-acid sequence MTEVLNAADIDEIRGKAYDLVPLLADHAAEIDRSRHIPDSVIDALTEAGIFRIGVPKRFGGLESTVRAQLDVNAILARGCPSTAWVVQNINASAIFAGKYSAQAQQDVWGETPDARVVSSQTPVVGVVRVEGGWRLTGRWGYVSGVEQAQWASLQFMHFDNPGEPPTPRFALVPIADGVIEDTWHVVGMRGTASNTLVLDDVFVPDYRTMDFLPAMFAGVEPTEFQDETLYRTPIVSLLTTVLASSPVGMAQAAWDYVAEKAASRVLSYSTYPTQAEAEVFQAQIARASLMIEASRAIMERMGDLLDQAAADGGVLDPLGRAYVRGAVGYLCENLTDAVQILLDAHGTSGMADSSPLQRIWRDINTACRHGMLVPGLGYEVYGKALLGRAEQATMVL is encoded by the coding sequence ATGACCGAGGTGCTGAACGCCGCCGACATCGATGAGATCCGGGGAAAGGCCTACGATCTGGTGCCCCTCCTCGCCGACCACGCCGCCGAGATCGACCGTTCCCGGCACATCCCGGATTCAGTGATCGACGCGCTCACCGAGGCGGGAATCTTCCGCATCGGTGTTCCGAAGCGCTTCGGGGGGCTCGAGTCCACGGTTCGGGCTCAGCTCGACGTGAACGCGATCCTCGCGCGAGGTTGCCCCTCCACTGCGTGGGTGGTGCAGAACATCAACGCGTCTGCGATCTTCGCCGGCAAGTACAGCGCGCAGGCGCAGCAGGACGTGTGGGGCGAAACCCCCGACGCCCGCGTCGTGAGCTCGCAGACTCCGGTGGTCGGCGTGGTGCGCGTGGAGGGCGGCTGGCGTCTGACCGGCCGCTGGGGATATGTCTCCGGCGTCGAGCAGGCGCAGTGGGCATCGCTGCAGTTCATGCACTTCGACAATCCCGGCGAGCCTCCGACCCCGCGATTCGCACTCGTGCCGATCGCGGACGGGGTCATCGAAGACACGTGGCATGTGGTGGGCATGCGCGGAACGGCGAGCAACACACTGGTTCTCGACGACGTGTTCGTCCCCGACTACCGCACGATGGACTTCCTGCCCGCGATGTTCGCCGGCGTCGAGCCCACCGAGTTCCAGGACGAGACGCTGTACCGCACGCCCATCGTCTCGCTGCTGACCACGGTGCTCGCGAGTTCGCCCGTCGGCATGGCGCAGGCCGCGTGGGACTATGTCGCTGAAAAGGCCGCAAGCCGCGTCCTCTCCTACAGCACCTACCCGACGCAGGCCGAGGCCGAGGTGTTCCAGGCGCAGATCGCACGTGCATCGCTGATGATCGAGGCCTCGCGCGCGATCATGGAGCGGATGGGCGACCTGCTGGATCAGGCGGCTGCCGACGGAGGCGTACTGGATCCGCTGGGCCGCGCCTACGTCCGCGGTGCCGTGGGCTACCTCTGCGAGAACCTCACCGACGCCGTGCAGATCCTGCTGGACGCGCACGGGACCTCGGGGATGGCCGACTCCAGCCCGCTGCAGCGGATCTGGCGCGACATCAACACGGCATGCCGCCACGGCATGCTCGTACCGGGGCTGGGCTACGAGGTGTACGGAAAGGCTCTGCTCGGTCGCGCGGAGCAGGCGACGATGGTCCTCTGA
- a CDS encoding amino acid permease, whose product MATKAVDTQLHRGLKNRHVQMIAIGGAIGTGLFYGSAFAIQLAGPSVLIANLICGGIIFLMLRSLGEMATADPGPGSFTYFAYKYWGNLPGFFTGWNYWFAYSVAVMAELSVVGIYVNFWWPDVPLWLTGLVGLALLTALNIATVRIFGESEFWFAGIKVATILFFIIFGLSMVLFGVGNDGDPLGLTNLFADGGFMPNGIGGLLLSVAVVMFSFGGVEMVGIAAAETEDPGKTIPKAVNGVVWRILVFYVGAIGVILLVVPWSTIGLEGSPFVQVFTAVGIPAAASIVNAVVLTAAMSAMNSGLYSIGRMLHGLALQGNAPKALARVSKSGLPTRAILTSVIVIGIGLLGALTIPGNPFLTLASVTLFSAIVTWLIILRTQVHFRRAIGPDAVSKLTFKMPWYPYSNIFAAICFLGVIVAMYFLPPFQSALIFGPIWAVLLLIAYAIKRKVAPNAESLISVDRQGSAPAAAESDDDDRRVPVVGS is encoded by the coding sequence ATGGCAACGAAGGCAGTCGACACTCAGCTCCATCGCGGGCTGAAGAACCGGCACGTGCAGATGATCGCCATCGGCGGCGCCATCGGCACCGGTCTGTTCTACGGATCGGCGTTCGCGATTCAGCTTGCGGGCCCGTCCGTGCTGATCGCCAATCTGATCTGCGGCGGCATCATCTTCCTGATGCTCAGATCTCTGGGCGAGATGGCGACCGCCGATCCGGGACCCGGTTCGTTCACGTACTTCGCGTACAAGTACTGGGGCAACCTTCCGGGGTTCTTCACCGGCTGGAACTACTGGTTCGCGTACAGCGTCGCGGTGATGGCCGAACTCAGCGTGGTCGGCATCTACGTCAACTTCTGGTGGCCCGACGTGCCGTTGTGGCTGACCGGTCTCGTGGGACTCGCGCTCCTGACGGCGCTGAACATCGCCACCGTGCGGATCTTCGGCGAGTCGGAGTTCTGGTTCGCCGGCATCAAGGTCGCAACGATCCTGTTCTTCATCATCTTCGGTCTCTCGATGGTGCTGTTCGGCGTGGGCAACGACGGTGATCCGCTCGGGCTGACGAACCTCTTCGCCGACGGCGGCTTCATGCCGAACGGGATCGGTGGACTCCTGCTCTCGGTCGCCGTCGTGATGTTCTCCTTCGGCGGGGTCGAGATGGTCGGCATCGCCGCCGCCGAGACCGAGGACCCGGGGAAGACGATTCCCAAAGCGGTCAACGGTGTCGTCTGGCGGATCCTCGTCTTCTACGTGGGAGCGATCGGCGTGATCCTGCTGGTGGTCCCGTGGAGCACGATCGGCCTCGAAGGCAGCCCCTTCGTCCAGGTGTTCACTGCCGTGGGAATCCCCGCCGCCGCCTCGATCGTCAACGCCGTCGTGCTCACGGCGGCGATGTCTGCCATGAACAGCGGCTTGTACAGCATCGGCCGGATGCTGCACGGCCTCGCCTTGCAGGGCAACGCGCCGAAGGCGCTCGCCCGGGTGAGCAAGTCGGGTCTGCCGACGCGCGCGATCCTGACCTCGGTGATCGTCATCGGAATCGGACTTCTGGGAGCGCTGACGATCCCCGGGAACCCGTTCCTCACGCTCGCCTCGGTCACGCTGTTCTCAGCCATCGTCACCTGGCTGATCATTCTGCGCACCCAGGTGCACTTCCGGCGGGCGATCGGCCCGGACGCAGTATCGAAGCTGACCTTCAAGATGCCGTGGTACCCGTACTCGAACATCTTCGCGGCGATCTGCTTCCTCGGCGTGATCGTGGCGATGTACTTCCTCCCCCCGTTCCAGTCGGCGCTGATCTTCGGCCCGATCTGGGCCGTGCTGCTGCTGATCGCCTACGCGATCAAGCGCAAGGTCGCACCCAATGCCGAGTCCCTGATCTCGGTCGACCGTCAGGGCTCCGCTCCCGCGGCCGCCGAGAGCGATGATGACGACCGACGGGTCCCCGTCGTCGGCAGCTGA
- a CDS encoding tryptophanase — translation MTSAKYAEPFRIKVVEPLRKSTEAERREWIAEAGYNLFKLRAEHVYIDCLTDSGTTAMSSAQWAAIMLGDESYAGSTSFYRFEESVRDVFGFEYVIPTHQGRGADNLLGNILFRPGQAIGGNLHFDSMRVRAEFSQVRAVDLLAEEGYDTVTDHPFKGNIDLDKVEEFIATEGVENIPVMMITVTCNNNGGQPVSMANIRGLSEICRAHGIPFYIDAARFAENAYFIKQREEGYADHTVKEIAREMFSLADGAIMSAKKDGMVNIGGFLCTNSPEVYAVASELVMAYEGYKTYGGLAGRDLEAIAVGIQEGVEFDYLEGRIGQVEYLAEQLRAYGVPFVEPVGGNGVYLDATRFFPDIPQGNLPGVALAIELYIRTGVRCVELGTSAFTYVDDEGVTHYPRIDLVRVAISRRVYTNSHMDVIAEGLGAIRASGIDFHGVRKVTSGQVRSTAHFTSDYELIK, via the coding sequence ATGACCAGCGCAAAGTACGCTGAGCCCTTCCGCATCAAGGTGGTCGAGCCGCTGCGGAAGAGCACCGAGGCAGAACGGCGTGAGTGGATCGCCGAAGCCGGCTACAACCTCTTCAAGCTCCGCGCCGAGCACGTGTACATCGACTGCCTCACCGACAGCGGCACGACGGCTATGAGCTCGGCACAGTGGGCGGCCATCATGCTCGGCGACGAGTCGTATGCCGGATCCACGAGCTTCTACCGCTTCGAAGAGAGCGTCCGGGACGTCTTCGGATTCGAGTACGTGATCCCGACGCACCAGGGGCGCGGCGCAGACAACCTGCTCGGGAACATCCTCTTCCGTCCGGGTCAGGCCATCGGCGGCAACCTGCACTTCGACTCGATGCGGGTGCGCGCCGAGTTCTCGCAGGTGCGTGCGGTCGACCTCCTCGCCGAGGAGGGCTACGACACCGTCACGGATCACCCTTTCAAGGGCAATATCGACCTGGACAAGGTCGAGGAGTTCATCGCGACCGAGGGTGTCGAGAACATCCCCGTGATGATGATCACGGTGACGTGCAACAACAACGGCGGTCAGCCGGTCTCGATGGCGAACATTCGTGGGCTGTCGGAGATCTGCCGCGCCCACGGCATCCCGTTCTACATCGATGCCGCCCGCTTCGCGGAGAACGCGTATTTCATCAAGCAGCGCGAGGAGGGCTACGCCGATCACACCGTCAAGGAGATCGCGCGCGAGATGTTTTCGCTGGCGGATGGCGCCATCATGAGCGCGAAGAAGGACGGAATGGTCAACATCGGCGGATTCCTCTGCACGAACAGCCCCGAGGTGTATGCCGTCGCGTCCGAGCTCGTCATGGCGTACGAGGGGTACAAGACGTACGGCGGTCTCGCCGGACGCGACCTCGAAGCGATCGCGGTGGGCATCCAGGAGGGCGTGGAGTTCGACTATCTCGAGGGGCGCATCGGACAGGTCGAGTACCTCGCCGAGCAGCTTCGCGCATACGGAGTGCCGTTCGTCGAGCCCGTCGGGGGCAACGGCGTGTATCTCGACGCTACGCGCTTCTTCCCGGACATCCCGCAGGGCAACCTGCCGGGCGTCGCGCTCGCGATCGAGCTCTACATCCGCACGGGCGTGCGGTGCGTCGAGCTCGGCACCAGCGCATTCACCTATGTCGACGACGAGGGTGTGACGCACTATCCGCGCATCGACCTGGTTCGCGTGGCGATCTCTCGCCGGGTGTACACGAACAGCCACATGGATGTGATCGCCGAGGGTCTCGGCGCCATCCGCGCATCGGGGATCGACTTCCACGGTGTGCGCAAGGTGACCAGCGGCCAGGTCCGCAGCACCGCACACTTCACGTCCGACTACGAACTCATCAAGTAA
- a CDS encoding helix-turn-helix domain-containing protein, which produces MDTRHTVDVAEISILDYPPTSEIALNGTDLTGRVRLEAHLLLFIEHGEASVEIELEQRRLARGSFAWLHPGECVQVSLDDGAHAVLVLASQSIVTHATAGVSRVDDPLLPSVWALDDAQYDDIHAAIRHLQHELTATGRPETARARILLHLLAVLMIQLALLGEPLPERDGDVNAIFRSFRGLVEEHYRERLAVNTYAARMGYSPRTITRATSIAAGVSAKEFIDRRLYLEARRLIAYTDDAVGSIAVSLGFDDATNFTKFFRQRSGATPTQFRSEHTLRWS; this is translated from the coding sequence GTGGACACTCGGCACACCGTAGACGTCGCGGAGATCTCGATCCTCGACTACCCGCCGACCTCGGAGATCGCGCTCAACGGCACCGACCTCACCGGCCGCGTCCGCCTGGAGGCACACCTCCTCCTCTTCATCGAGCACGGCGAGGCGTCGGTCGAGATCGAACTGGAGCAGAGGCGCCTGGCACGCGGCTCCTTCGCCTGGCTGCACCCGGGCGAGTGCGTCCAGGTCTCTCTGGACGATGGGGCGCACGCGGTCCTCGTCCTGGCGAGCCAGTCGATCGTCACGCACGCGACAGCCGGAGTGTCCCGCGTGGACGACCCGCTGCTGCCGAGCGTATGGGCCCTCGACGACGCGCAGTACGACGACATCCACGCGGCCATCCGGCATCTCCAGCACGAACTCACCGCGACGGGCCGGCCCGAGACGGCCCGTGCGCGCATCCTGCTCCACCTGCTCGCGGTGCTGATGATCCAGCTCGCCCTGCTCGGGGAGCCGCTGCCTGAGCGCGACGGCGATGTGAACGCCATCTTCCGCAGCTTCCGCGGCCTGGTCGAGGAGCACTACCGCGAGCGCCTCGCCGTGAACACTTATGCAGCGCGCATGGGCTACTCGCCCCGCACGATCACCCGCGCGACCTCGATCGCGGCGGGCGTGAGCGCCAAGGAGTTCATCGACCGGCGCCTCTACCTCGAGGCCAGGCGTCTGATCGCCTACACCGACGACGCCGTGGGATCCATCGCGGTGTCTCTCGGCTTCGACGACGCCACGAACTTCACGAAGTTCTTCCGACAGCGCTCCGGCGCCACCCCGACGCAGTTCCGCAGCGAGCACACCCTCCGCTGGTCGTAA
- a CDS encoding PaaX family transcriptional regulator C-terminal domain-containing protein has protein sequence MAPPLTNDADGRRQPDAGLAPLIVSLFALYARPEGNWLSISAVVALMADLGVDAQAVRSAIWRLKRRGILLSERRARAAGYSLATSTLEIISEGDVRIFERARATVDDGWVLAVFSVPESERQRRHEIRVELTRLGFGTVSPGVWIAPATLVSEADHSLTRRGLSSYVDLFIGSYAKSGSLRGSVDTWWDLDELRELYGDFLSAYRPARRRMSARAFTPREAFEIYVPLLTDWRRLPYRDPGLPLSLLPPNWKGEIASELFVEMNTTLRPLARKHATALIHGTAKAPPLEAST, from the coding sequence ATGGCGCCGCCCTTGACGAACGATGCTGACGGGCGGCGTCAGCCGGATGCGGGGCTGGCGCCGCTGATCGTCTCCCTCTTCGCCCTGTACGCGAGACCCGAGGGCAACTGGTTGTCGATCTCGGCCGTCGTCGCGCTGATGGCCGATCTGGGCGTCGACGCCCAGGCCGTGCGATCGGCCATCTGGCGACTCAAGCGGCGAGGCATCCTGCTGAGCGAACGCCGCGCGCGCGCCGCGGGCTACTCGCTCGCCACGTCCACGCTGGAGATCATCTCCGAGGGCGACGTGCGCATCTTCGAGAGGGCGCGCGCGACCGTCGACGACGGATGGGTGCTGGCAGTGTTCTCGGTGCCGGAGTCCGAGCGCCAGCGCCGCCACGAGATCCGCGTCGAGCTGACCCGACTCGGATTCGGCACCGTCTCCCCCGGCGTCTGGATCGCGCCTGCGACTCTCGTCTCCGAGGCGGATCACTCGCTGACCCGACGCGGGCTGTCGTCATACGTGGACCTGTTCATCGGCAGCTATGCCAAATCCGGCAGCCTGCGCGGGAGTGTCGACACCTGGTGGGATCTCGACGAGCTGCGAGAGCTGTACGGGGACTTCCTCAGCGCCTACCGCCCGGCCAGGCGGCGCATGTCGGCGAGGGCGTTCACTCCCCGGGAGGCCTTCGAGATCTATGTGCCGCTCCTGACGGACTGGCGTCGCCTGCCATACCGCGATCCCGGCCTGCCGCTCTCCCTCCTGCCGCCGAACTGGAAGGGCGAGATCGCGTCGGAGCTCTTCGTCGAGATGAACACGACCCTGCGGCCGCTCGCGCGAAAGCATGCCACCGCCCTGATCCACGGCACAGCCAAGGCGCCGCCCCTCGAAGCGAGCACGTAG
- a CDS encoding substrate-binding domain-containing protein: protein MTPPPLSGFPWPVNSNTAIQRSITMIRSGKSPRRIRSVALAAGIVAGLLLTGCAGGQASSGGDPADEELTFVAIFKALGNAGVTAAQTGMEARAEEIGNIKVEVTAPTTPDAAQQVQLIESYVQRGVDGLMVSSLGPAVCEAINQAIAAGTPVITFDSDCPDSDRLTYVGSDNYAGGQLAGELYAEAIEGDTTPQRIAILTGVLGTENLTQRDEGFTDALEEAGVDFTIVQTVPGNDDVAKSVDAVESTLRGDPTINGFYFDGPWPFLVDQSNLPTLVEKAEAGEITVVAFDTIQPEMDAVRNGLAYALVGQKYYGWGYQGVQVLDQIVRHDATFSDLTATGFDVVTLEGGDGRFTPDEMDALWETFDFKETPIEP, encoded by the coding sequence ATGACGCCGCCACCACTGTCCGGCTTTCCCTGGCCGGTCAACTCCAACACAGCGATTCAAAGGAGCATCACCATGATCAGAAGCGGGAAAAGTCCGCGGCGCATTCGCAGCGTCGCCCTCGCTGCCGGCATCGTCGCAGGCCTCTTGCTCACCGGCTGTGCCGGTGGCCAGGCGTCCTCGGGCGGTGATCCTGCGGATGAGGAACTCACCTTCGTCGCCATCTTCAAGGCACTCGGCAACGCTGGTGTGACCGCCGCGCAGACGGGCATGGAAGCCCGCGCCGAGGAGATCGGAAACATCAAGGTCGAGGTCACCGCGCCGACCACTCCCGATGCCGCACAGCAGGTCCAGCTGATCGAGTCGTACGTGCAGCGCGGCGTCGACGGCCTCATGGTGTCCAGCCTCGGCCCCGCCGTCTGCGAGGCGATCAACCAGGCGATCGCTGCCGGCACGCCGGTGATCACCTTCGACTCGGACTGCCCCGATAGCGATCGGCTCACGTATGTCGGGTCGGACAACTACGCGGGCGGCCAGCTGGCCGGCGAACTGTATGCGGAGGCCATCGAAGGCGACACCACGCCGCAGCGCATCGCCATCCTCACGGGTGTGCTCGGAACGGAGAACCTCACGCAGCGCGACGAGGGCTTCACGGATGCGCTCGAGGAAGCAGGTGTGGACTTCACCATCGTCCAGACGGTGCCCGGAAACGACGATGTCGCCAAGTCTGTCGACGCAGTCGAGTCGACGTTGCGCGGCGATCCCACGATCAATGGCTTCTACTTCGACGGACCTTGGCCCTTCCTGGTCGACCAGTCCAACTTGCCCACACTGGTCGAAAAGGCCGAAGCGGGCGAGATCACGGTCGTCGCGTTCGACACGATCCAGCCGGAGATGGATGCTGTTCGCAATGGACTCGCATATGCACTGGTGGGCCAGAAGTACTACGGCTGGGGATATCAGGGCGTCCAGGTGCTCGACCAGATCGTCCGTCACGACGCGACCTTCTCCGACCTGACGGCGACCGGGTTCGACGTTGTCACGCTCGAGGGCGGGGATGGCCGGTTCACACCGGACGAGATGGATGCGCTGTGGGAGACGTTCGACTTCAAGGAGACCCCGATCGAGCCGTGA